One segment of Rutidosis leptorrhynchoides isolate AG116_Rl617_1_P2 unplaced genomic scaffold, CSIRO_AGI_Rlap_v1 contig60, whole genome shotgun sequence DNA contains the following:
- the LOC139884773 gene encoding LOW QUALITY PROTEIN: ATPase 8, plasma membrane-type-like (The sequence of the model RefSeq protein was modified relative to this genomic sequence to represent the inferred CDS: deleted 1 base in 1 codon) — protein sequence MASGGGDISLEEIRNKNVDLEKIPVEKVFEQLKCTREGLSSGEGEKRLQVFGHNKLEEKKESKLLKFLGFMWNPLSWVMEVAAIMAIALANGGGRPADWQDFVGILVLLIINSTISFIEENNAGNAAAALMAGLAPKTKVLRDGKWSEQEAAILVPGDIVSIKLGDIVPADARLLEGDPLKIDQSALTGESLPVTKNPGDEIFSGSTCKQGEIEAIVIATGVHTFFGKAAHLVDSTNNVGHFQKVLTAIGNFCICSIGVGMLIEIIVMYPIQKRSYRDGIDNLLVLLIGGIPIAMPTVLSVTMAIGSHRLSQQGAITKRMTAIEEMAGMDVLCSDKTGTLTLNKLTVDKSLIEVFSKDMDSDHLMLLAARASRVENQDAIDASIVGMLADPKEARAGITEVHFFSFNPVDKRTAITYIDQNGNWHRSSKGAPEQIIDLCELKGEVLKKAHKVIDGFAERGLRSLGVARQTVFEKDKESAGEPWEFIGLLPLFDPPRHDSAETIKRALELGVNVKMITGDQLAIGKETGRRLGMGTNMYPSSSLLGQSSDAAIASITVEELIEKADGFAGVFPEHKYEIVKKLQERKHICGMTGDGVNDAPALKKANIGIAVADSTDAARGASDIVLTEPGLSVIVSAVLTSRSIFQRMKNYTIYAVSITIRIVLGFMLVALIWKFDFSPFMVLIIAILNDGTIMTISKDRVKPSLAPDSWKLKEIFATGIVLGTYMAIMTVVFFYLVHDTNIFSDKFNLMPIGDNPEQLNSAVYLQVSIISQALIFVTRSRSWSFVELPGLLLLGAFLAAQLVATLIAVYASWEFARIDGIGWEWAGAIWVYSIVTYVPLDILKFMIRYALTGKAWDNLIQNKTAFTTKKDYGKEEREAQWAAAQRTRHGLQKPEPVFNDNHDTSDMAEQAKRRAEIARLREVHTLKGHVESVVKLKGIDIDTIQQHYTV from the exons ATGGCTTCTGGTGGTGGTGACATCTCCTTGGAGGAGATCAGGAACAAGAATGTTGATCTT GAGAAAATTCCAGTGGAAAAAGTGTTCGAGCAGCTAAAATGTACGAGAGAAGGTTTAAGTTCCGGTGAAGGGGAAAAGAGGCTACAAGTTTTCGGCCACAACAAGCTCGAGGAAAAGAAAGAGAGTAAACTCTTAAAGTTCTTAGGTTTCATGTGGAACCCTCTGTCTTGGGTGATGGAAGTCGCAGCCATCATGGCAATCGCCTTGGCCAATGGCGGTGGAAGGCCTGCAGACTGGCAGGACTTTGTCGGTATATTGGTTCTTCTCATCATCAACTCTACCATTAGTTTCATCGAGGAGAACAATGCCGGGAATGCCGCGGCGGCTCTGATGGCTGGCCTTGCCCCTAAGACTAAGGTATTGAGGGATGGAAAGTGGAGTGAGCAGGAAGCAGCAATCTTGGTGCCTGGAGATATTGTTAGTATTAAGTTGGGAGATATTGTCCCTGCTGATGCTCGCCTTCTAGAAGGCGATCCTTTAAAGATTGATCAATCTGCTCTCACAGGTGAGTCCCTTCCTGTTACCAAGAATCCGGGCGATGAGATATTCTCCGGTTCGACTTGTAAACAAGGAGAGATTGAGGCCATTGTTATTGCCACTGGTGTACATACCTTCTTCGGAAAGGCTGCTCATCTTGTGGACAGCACCAACAATGTGGGTCACTTCCAAAAG GTATTGACAGCTATTGGTAATTTCTGCATATGCTCTATTGGGGTTGGTATGCTTATTGAGATCATAGTTATGTATCCAATCCAAAAGAGATCATATAGAGATGGTATTGACAACCTCTTGGTGCTATTGATCGGAGGCATCCCAATTGCCATGCCCACAGTCTTGTCTGTGACAATGGCGATTGGGTCCCACCGTCTGTCGCAACAAGGTGCCATCACTAAGAGGATGACTGCCATCGAAGAAATGGCCGGTATGGATGTTCTCTGCAGTGACAAAACCGGAACTCTCACCCTCAACAAGCTTACAGTAGACAAGAGCCTCATAGAG GTATTCTCTAAGGATATGGACAGCGACCATCTGATGTTGCTTGCTGCTAGGGCGTCGAGGGTTGAAAACCAGGATGCTATCGATGCTTCAATTGTAGGAATGTTGGCTGATCCTAAGGAG GCAAGAGCTGGAATTACTGAAGTGCATTTCTTCTCGTTCAATCCGGTTGACAAGCGCACAGCGATCACCTACATTGACCAAAATGGAAACTGGCACAGAAGCAGCAAGGGAGCTCCTGAGCAG ATCATTGACCTTTGTGAACTCAAAGGAGAAGTTTTGAAGAAGGCGCATAAGGTCATCGACGGCTTCGCTGAACGTGGCCTTAGATCCTTGGGAGTTGCACGCCAG ACAGTCTTCGAGAAGGACAAGGAGAGTGCTGGTGAGCCATGGGAATTCATTGGTCTGTTGCCTCTGTTTGATCCACCAAGGCATGATTCTGCCGAGACAATCAAACGTGCATTGGAACTTGGTGTCAATGTTAAGATGATCACTGGAGACCAACTTGCCATTGGTAAAGAAACTGGTCGTAGGCTCGGAATGGGCACCAACATGTACCCCTCTTCCTCCCTCCTTGGCCAGAGCAGCGATGCCGCCATCGCCTCCATAACCGTTGAAGAACTCATTGAGAAGGCCGATGGTTTCGCCGGAGTTTTCCCAG AGCACAAGTATGAGATTGTGAAGAAACTTCAAGAGAGGAAGCACATTTGTGGAATGACAGGAGATGGTGTGAACGACGCCCCGGCCTTAAAGAAAGCCAATATTGGTATCGCGGTCGCAGATTCAACCGACGCAGCTAGGGGTGCGTCAGATATCGTCTTGACGGAACCTGGATTAAGTGTGATCGTCAGCGCCGTGTTGACGAGTCGATCCATCTTCCAGAGAATGAAGAACTACACGATCTATGCTGTCTCCATCACAATTCGCATTGTTTTGGGATTCATGCTCGTAGCTCTCATCTGGAAGTTTGACTTTTCTCCATTCATGGTCTTGATTATTGCTATCCTCAATGATGGTACTATTATGACCATCTCTAAGGATAGAGTGAAGCCATCTCTAGCTCCGGATTCATGGAAGCTCAAGGAAATCTTTGCTACTGGAATTGTTCTTGGAACCTACATGGCGATAATGACAGTTGTCTTCTTTTATCTTGTTCATGACACTAACATCTTTTCT GATAAATTTAATCTAATGCCGATTGGTGATAACCCAGAACAGCTTAATTCTGCAGTCTACCTTCAAGTAAGTATCATTAGTCAGGCACTCATTTTCGTGACAAGGTCAAGGAGCTGGTCTTTTGTCGAACTTCCTGGTCTGCTTCTGTTGGGTGCCTTCCTTGCAGCACAATTG GTGGCTACTCTGATCGCTGTGTATGCAAGCTGGGAATTCGCAAGGATCGATGGAATTGGATGGGAATGGGCTGGAGCTATCTGGGTTTATAGCATTGTCACTTATGTTCCTCTTGACATCCTCAAATTCATGATTCGTTATGCCTTgaccggaaaagcttgggacaatttG ATCCAAAACAAG ACTGCATTCACAACTAAGAAGGACTATGGAAAGGAAGAGAGAGAGGCGCAATGGGCGGCAGCTCAGCGTACACGTCACGGTCTCCAAAAACCAGAACCAGTCTTCAACGACAACCACGATACGTCTGATATGGCTGAGCAGGCTAAGAGGAGAGCCGAAATAGCAAG GTTGAGAGAGGTTCACACTCTAAAGGGTCATGTTGAATCAGTGGTGAAGCTCAAGGGAATAGATATTGATACAATTCAACAACACTACACTGTTTAA
- the LOC139884782 gene encoding LOW QUALITY PROTEIN: DNA damage-binding protein CMR1-like (The sequence of the model RefSeq protein was modified relative to this genomic sequence to represent the inferred CDS: inserted 2 bases in 1 codon; deleted 1 base in 1 codon), translated as MRRSLRAQNISLELEGLGDDDPEESTPPKSPIRSPSSDPPKSPSPEGPSPHDECPLQMKDVFTGKGSNGKFIRLILDVGKKSQMCSPVKRPFGEVKTLKEEKGDVLCDSIRKESDENMPSKDDLLSGSNLENNSFIRSSLELSEIEIKSGIASINKESDEKIPSKDDLVSGLKQESSTFGVNNVKLAKGEYESRSSSHNLESLSLDEKNIARLVCGRIMSVKFLPCNDLRMVTVGDVSGNVAFWNMDSNGDGEDNNGIFLYRPHPGAVSGIVVQQPCLSKIFTSCHGGFVRLMDAEKEAFDLIYSSDDSIFSLSQRPNDAHSLYFCKGQGMFNXGKSLGELNLHKSRINTIDFSSTNNNIMATSSSDGTARIWDVRYMNTAKPKALKVIDDGRPIYSFYFSPSGLSLATTSSGGTVGIVNGANFEDAFSMGFHDKEDGGAWLSTFRATWGWDDSHLFLGNMKKGVDVISTGQRRTIKKLQSQLLTANPCKFDAHPYQLGMLAGVTGGGQVYVWTRS; from the exons ATGCGTAGATCTCTGCGTGCTCAAAACATCTCACTGGAATTAGAGGGTTTGGGTGACGATGATCCTGAAGAATCGACACCACCAAAGTCCCCAATAAGGTCGCCATCCTCGGATCCACCAAAGTCACCAAGTCCGGAGGGGCCATCTCCACATGACGAGTGTCCACTGCAGATGAAAGATGTTTTCACTGGTAAAGGCTCTAACGGAAAGTTCATCAGGCTTATATTAGATGTTGGTAAGAAATCTCAAATGTGTTCTCCTGTCAAACGACCGTTTGGTGAAGTTAAGACGTTGAAAGAA GAAAAAGGAGATGTCTTGTGTGACTCAATCAGAAAGGAGTCTGATGAGAATATGCCTAGCAAAGATGATTTGTTGAGCGGTTCAAATTTGGAAAATAACAGTTTCATACGCTCTTCACTCGAGCTTAGTGAGATTGAGATTAAATCTGGTATAGCCTCAATCAATAAGGAGTCTGATGAGAAGATACCTAGTAAAGATGATTTGGTGAGCGGTTTGAAACAAGAAAGCAGTACTTTTGGGGTGAATAATGTTAAACTAGCAAAGGGTGAGTATGAATCTCGTAGTAGCTCTCATAATTTGGAATCTTTGAGTTTGGATGAAAAGAATATAGCAAGGCTTGTCTGTGGGAGGATAATGTCTGTGAAGTTTTTGCCTTGTAACGATTTGAGGATGGTTACAGTGGGCGACGTGTCAGGAAATGTTGCATTTTGGAATATGGACTCCAATGGTGATGGTGAAGACAATAATGGGATCTTTTTATACCGACCTCATCCAGGTGCTGTTTCAGGGATCGTGGTTCAACAACCTTGTCTTTCTAAG ATCTTTACAAGTTGCCACGGTGGTTTTGTCAGGTTGATGGATGCTGAGAAGGAGGCGTTTGATCTTATATACTCGAGTGATGATTCAATATTTTCTCTATCACAACGACCAAATGATGCACATAGCTTATATTTCTGCAAAGGTCAAGGAATGTTTAA AGGAAAAAGCTTGGGAGAGTTGAATCTTCATAAATCCCGGATTAACACCATAGATTTTAGCTCAACAAACAATAACATTATGGCTACTAGTTCTTCTGATGGGACTGCTCGTATATGGGATGTAAGATATATGAACACAGCCAAACCAAAAGCTTTGAAGGTCATAGATGATGGAAGGCCTATT TACTCGTTTTACTTCTCACCTTCTGGACTCTCCCTTGCAACCACAAG TTCCGGTGGCACTGTGGGTATAGTGAATGGTGCCAACTTTGAGGATGCATTTTCTATGGGTTTCCATGATAAAGAGGATGGCGGTGCATGGCTTTCTACTTTCAG AGCGACGTGGGGTTGGGATGACTCTCATCTCTTCCTTGGCAACATGAAAAAGGGAGTTGATGTCATCTCAACTGGTCAAAGAAGAACAATAAAGAAATTACAAAGCCAACTCTTGACTGCAAATCCATGCAAATTTGATGCACATCCATACCAATTGGGTATGCTAGCAGGAGTCACCGGAGGAGGCCAGGTTTATGTGTGGACAAGAAGCTAA
- the LOC139884783 gene encoding LOW QUALITY PROTEIN: probable methyltransferase TCM_000331 (The sequence of the model RefSeq protein was modified relative to this genomic sequence to represent the inferred CDS: deleted 1 base in 1 codon): MYKLFRHAHPFFDHSSTAVLLDVHHQVLVSSTSGSGAQNGVLRRGRLTIRRDEAKHVVGNILHMNVGDGEHSYSKHSLLQEIAIKKAKPVLEEAIKSMLRTGSAFPKCFNVVDLGCSSGPNTLLTISYIIDAVYRICQQEKLAKTPDFQVFLNDLPGNDCNTVFKSLPVFYEKLEKEKCGFLSSCFISGLPGSFYGRLFPNNSLHFVHSSYSIHWLSKVPDGLMNKGNIYMAKTSCSTVHEAYLKQYRKDFHSFLRLRSQEMVSNGRMVIAFIGRTMIDPSASRDCCYYWEILAKCLYELVDEGLIEEDDIDLFNVPIYTPHEEEVREIVEIEGSFTIDRFEMFQINNDPRDNDTNEDFIFNEIESGKNASNYVRAGLEPIFTKHFGASVIDSLFSKYAKLLGENWLLEKAKNTIMVISLTKH, encoded by the exons ATGTACAAACTTTTTCGTCATGCGCATCCGTTCTTCGACCATTCTAGTACGGCAGTCCTCCTTGACGTCCACCACCAAGTTCTGGTAAGTTCCACATCAGGTTCTGGTGCCCAAAACGGAGTACTAAGAAGAGGGAGATTGACTATTAGGCGAGATGAAGCCAAGCATGTTGTAGGAAATATTCTTCACATGAATGTAGGAGATGGGGAACATAGTTACTCCAAACATTCCCTCCTCCAG GAGATTGCGATAAAGAAGGCCAAGCCAGTCCTAGAAGAAGCGATCAAAAGCATGTTAAGAACTGGCTCCGCTTTTCCAAAGTGCTTTAATGTAGTGGATTTGGGATGTTCTTCTGGACCTAATACCCTTTTGACAATATCGTATATCATAGATGCGGTCTATAGGATTTGTCAACAAGAAAAACTAGCGAAAACTCCCGACTTTCAAGTGTTCCTAAATGATCTTCCAGGAAATGACTGCAACACAGTTTTCAAGTCACTTCCTGTTTTTTATGAAAAGCTCGAGAAAGAGAAATGTGGATTCCTGAGTTCTTGTTTTATATCAGGACTTCCTGGATCCTTCTATGGAAGACTTTTTCCTAACAACAGCTTACATTTTGTTCATTCTTCATACTCTATTCACTGGCTCTCCAAG GTTCCAGATGGTCTCATGAACAAGGGAAACATATATATGGCAAAGACAAGTTGTTCTACTGTACATGAGGCTTATCTAAAGCAATATCGAAAAGATTTCCACTCGTTTTTACGCCTACGCTCTCAAGAAATGGTGTCTAATGGAAGAATGGTTATCGCATTCATTGGGAGAACTATGATAGATCCATCTGCTAGTAGAGATTGTTGCTATTATTGGGAGATTTTAGCAAAATGCCTCTATGAATTGGTTGacgag GGGCTGATTGAAGAGGATGACATTGATTTGTTCAATGTGCCTATATATACGCCTCACGAAGAAGAAGTGAGGGAGATTGTTGAAATTGAGGGATCCTTCACTATCGACAGGTTCGAGATGTTTCAAATCAATAACGATCCAAGAGATAATGACACCAATGAAGATTTTATTTTCAATGAGATTGAAAGT GGAAAAAATGCTTCAAATTATGTGAGGGCTGGCTTAGAACCAATTTTTACCAAACATTTTGGAGCTTCTGTGATTGACAGTTTGTTCTCAAAGTATGCAAAGCTTCTTGGCGAGAATTGGCTTTTGGAGAAGGCAAAAAACACAATCATGGTTATTTCCTTGACAAAGCATTAG